The Ahaetulla prasina isolate Xishuangbanna chromosome 7, ASM2864084v1, whole genome shotgun sequence genome segment tcatctttattttattctttatttattcaacttCTATGCAGCCCTTCTCACCTCGACATGACATTAAGTGGCTTACAATCATGTAAAAGAAACATTAAAACATCAGGGAAAAAAGGTAATATTCAATTAGCTTAAAATAGACAAGGATGGGGAGGAGGGAGCAAGACGcatgggaggagaggagggggccgTCTTATCTTAGTGTGTTAAGGACCTGCAGAATCTTAAGTATATATCATGATGTGTAATTTAGAATTAATATTACCTGCAATTTTGCGTTGAGGGTGGAGGATGGGAATAATAAAGTGACCGTTGTTGCTGGAGGAACATACATGCCAGTGCTTCTCCACGCTTTATATCCTAAAAGCAGAGTATAAAATTTTTCAGAGGGTCATGTCTATatacataaatgaaaaataatgtcCTGCATACACAGGTCATTATCATGAAAGAAGCAGCACCATATTCAAAATTAAGAACAACATTTCATACCTTTATTGCTTCCATTTACTTGAATGTTTTGAGGAGGTGCTGTAGGATAAGAGTTCGGATCATTTGGCATCAGGCTGGGTACTGAGGCTTGAAACTCTGGCAGAACGTTATAGAGCCCTGAAGCTATTTGAAGTAAGATGGCTTGGTCTGAATTAGCTCGGATTCGGTTATGTACACTGACCTCAGGAATCCCTTTAATCTGAACCAACTCTAGAGCTTCTTCATGAAATGAAGAGAAGGGACGGGAGTTCATAGCTGGGATCTCAAGGAATATTGCAATGTCTTGCATCAACTTCTGGCGCCAGAAAGAATATGGTGGTTGTAGAATCTGCTCATTTTGAATATGTTCCTTGAACTTCAAGAATGCTTTCCGGAAATGATAAGTGGAAGCTACTTCACTGGCCTCTCCTGCAGGACAGCTGTTTTCAGGAATTTCAATATATTTTCGAGGAAACCCAATTCCAAACTTATCCAGGATCTTATTTCTTGAATATTCTGCAATAGCACTGGAGTCGGGATTCACAGCAGCCCAATACCAAGACTGACCCCCAATTAGGAGTCCTCCTCCTTCAGAGACAAATTCGTGGATGCTTTCCATGTCTTCGGCATTGTAGGCTGTACAACAGTATACGCCTAGGCCTTTCTTAAAGTTGGTTAGCTCACAGGGAATCTTTGCTCGGTTTAACATGGAGTAAAGTTTCTTTAAGTTGTCTCCAATGCccacctttctttcctttccggcAGAAAGCCAACTGATGGCATTGAAGAGGAAAGATTTCATTGATGATATGTTGAGGAAGCCTTCATGAGAGGCAACTACAATGCGTCCTCGACCATAATATGCAGCTGCCAGGAAGGAGTGGTATTGATCACTTATGCCAACTGGAAATGCCAAGGCTCCATGGATAAGCAAGGGAGATGGAACCATTTGATTCTGGAGGTCATCGCCCTTTACATTGAATCTCTCCACTCCTTTCAGAAGAGTTTGTAAATCCCTTTGAATATCTAATccatgtctttaaagaaaaacagtaaAGTTATATTTTCCATGAGTACGATAGTCTTCAGACTACAATCCTAACATTGGAAGAGTGGCTTGACTAAATATGAGCTATAATATCAAGTATCAGTGATGCagagtggagaaggagaagaggaaggaggagaaggaggaggaggaggaggaggaggaggagaagaagaagaagaagaagaagaggaggaggaggaggaggaggaggaggaggaggaggaggaggaggaggaggaggaggaggaggaggagaaggaggaggaggaggaagaagaggaagaggttgaaGCTCCCCAAATTGAAGGCAATGCTTGCTGACATAATTTTATTGGAAGAATTAGATGGAAGCCTCATAGATCTGCTTAAGAAGCTACCTGTGTTCTATTGGTTCTATCTCATTTGTAGAGTATGTTTGTCATTTCTGACAGGGAagaaatataaattttcttttaatgttttattcaGGTGGAATTTAAAGAATCTGTAGAAATAATTCCAAAATAAATGCATCACTTGTGTTTTTATCAAATAATTAGGGAATCCAATAAGGCTGGATGCATTTTCCCCAGTCACTCAGTTCAAGCTGGGTGAATGAAACTAATTTATACAGTCATGGTATATGAAAACTGAAAGTCTTTTCAATTTGAGGGACATTGGACTTTATTGTAAAGTTCAATGTCCTTGCTTCTAAAGCATAAATAGAAAATATAACAATTAAAATGTCATTCTCAATCAATCTCCTTGTTAATAATGACCAAATTAGATATATGATAGTTTGTTCCTCCCTTCCCAGTCTAGAAGTACCATAATCCCATTCTACATGGAGACTGCTATACAAGTTGGCAGCCACCATATTTGTACAAGCACATGGCATACAATCCAACATTCCCAAAAATAATTTTTGGAATGAGACCATTGCTTAATCTGGGGTAGTCCATTTTGCAAACCTTAAATAATTGGGACACGCACGGGTCACAAAAAAATCCAGTGTTATATATATAGGATTAATAACCATAGAAAAAGAGATGGAGTAATACTTACTCAGTGATGaggggaatcctgggaattttTTCAGGCACAgagaaaatatcattttctcccatATTGGCAGTGAAATATACTCCAGCCACACTGGTCACCAGGTTTCCAGGAAATTGAACCAGGACTGCCTCCTTTCCATGTTGAGATGACCAGTGCCAAGCTTGGCCACCAATCAGCAGTCCACCGCCTCTCTTTACGAACTGCACGAGGTCATCAGCCTGCACATCATCATAGGCATCTCTGCAGAAGACCCCCAGAGAGTTCTCAAGTGTTGCATCTGGTTGAACTTTAATATCATTACTGAGGAGCAATTTGGAGAGGGCATCCAGGCTTCTGTGGACTCCT includes the following:
- the LOC131201792 gene encoding TRPM8 channel-associated factor homolog, whose protein sequence is MDSQNSYDSLVRGIQSIDVTGDFNPCELLLTGDRAFPLLVDSKGHVLMAASQYGKGRMVVTAHEAMLKLPQFLPFIKNALDWLKSSPTALIGVHRSLDALSKLLLSNDIKVQPDATLENSLGVFCRDAYDDVQADDLVQFVKRGGGLLIGGQAWHWSSQHGKEAVLVQFPGNLVTSVAGVYFTANMGENDIFSVPEKIPRIPLITEHGLDIQRDLQTLLKGVERFNVKGDDLQNQMVPSPLLIHGALAFPVGISDQYHSFLAAAYYGRGRIVVASHEGFLNISSMKSFLFNAISWLSAGKERKVGIGDNLKKLYSMLNRAKIPCELTNFKKGLGVYCCTAYNAEDMESIHEFVSEGGGLLIGGQSWYWAAVNPDSSAIAEYSRNKILDKFGIGFPRKYIEIPENSCPAGEASEVASTYHFRKAFLKFKEHIQNEQILQPPYSFWRQKLMQDIAIFLEIPAMNSRPFSSFHEEALELVQIKGIPEVSVHNRIRANSDQAILLQIASGLYNVLPEFQASVPSLMPNDPNSYPTAPPQNIQVNGSNKGYKAWRSTGMYVPPATTVTLLFPSSTLNAKLQVQIGCHTDNLVDLKKWKRPPMVTRRFLVQTEKMEVSGLWGGLLYIIVPKNSSLGYFSVTIEGATQAPYFKHGETSIQDWQDTIRHYPAPWAELETENIIFTLPSDAVRSHDAIAFLLQTWDQMMRAVTHLAAIPPIFLRPERIVADIQISAGLLHAGYPIMSDIRAVPEIIDVQAFYTKGTWGPIHELGHNQQKSGWNFPPHTTEATCNLWSVYVNETVLSISREIAHPDLQPGARKERIENYMRNGANLDDFEVFTAIEPYLQLQEAFGWDPYIRIFAKYQTMSNIPDEKKDKMNLWAETFSQEVNRNLAPFFKTWGWPIEDSVSEKLALSYPAWAEDPMIKYLHS